The following are from one region of the Primulina eburnea isolate SZY01 chromosome 17, ASM2296580v1, whole genome shotgun sequence genome:
- the LOC140818649 gene encoding probable DNA primase large subunit, translating into MEIVRRNKASSPGSAEGGAVSTIPLYRSAPAIEVRLEDFELYAIHRLRVLKGISDGLSRGKKVNEMEKLVKELWRANMMQVEASEVVNKDVISHFVLRLVYCREEELRKWFLSMESTLFRYRFQLETPESQRALMVEFDLPYKAVSSAEYESIKDKLNQVVRSIGQPLSTADTIYYKVPFEQVPDLVASRRVFLLKGYAYVATNQVISLLMTQYRSHLSKALVLTNRKWTSMIREQEKDRLTPIIEALSTSYLGPDYNQPKEFAEITLKDIDQVAKSSFPLCMSHLFVKLREDHHLKHGGRMQLGLFLKGVGLNLDDALAFWKTEFSKKVGAERFDKEYAYSIRHNYGKEGKRTDYTPYSCQKIIFSTPGVGDHHGCPYRHFSEENLRAALGKMGVGNRAMEEVIDKVRNRHYQLACTLTFEAIHGELCDAGINHPNQYYSDSRKILDSKNKSRGS; encoded by the exons ATGGAAATTGTGAGGCGTAACAAGGCATCCTCGCCGGGATCTGCGGAGGGCGGCGCCGTTTCCACTATCCCGCTGTACCGTTCTGCTCCGGCAATCGAAGTTCGGCTCGAAGATTTCGAGCTTTACGCCATACATCGTCTCCGAG TTCTTAAAGGGATATCAGATGGGTTGTCCCGTGGGAAAAAGGTCAACGAGATGGAAAAACTG GTTAAAGAGTTGTGGAGGGCAAATATGATGCAAGTAGAAGCATCTGAGGTTGTCAACAAGGATGTCATTTCACATTTCGTGTTGCGCCTCGTTTACTGCAGAGA GGAGGAATTAAGGAAATGGTTTCTTTCCATGGAGTCTACACTATTTCGTTATCGATTTCAACTTGAAACTCCTGAATCCCAG AGGGCATTGATGGTAGAGTTTGATCTGCCTTACAAAGCTGTAAGCAGTGCCGAATATGAG AGTATAAAAGACAAATTGAACCAGGTGGTGCGTTCCATTGGACAACCTTTATCCACTG CTGATACAATATATTACAAG GTACCTTTTGAACAAGTTCCTGATCTTGTGGCAAGTCGGCGAGTGTTTCTCCTGAAGGGGTACGCTTATGTTGCAACAAATCAG GTGATATCACTTCTCATGACACAATATCGCAGCCATTTGTCAAAAGCACTTGTATTGACAAACAG AAAATGGACGTCAATGATTAGAGAGCAGGAGAAGGACAGACTAACCCCG ATCATTGAAGCTCTATCGACAAGTTATTTAGGTCCTGATTACAACCAG CCAAAAGAGTTCGCAGAAATAacattgaaagatattgatcaAGTTGCCAAAAGCTCATTCCCTCTCTGCATGAGTCATTTGTTTGTAAAG CTTAGAGAGGATCATCACTTGAAGCATGGAGGACGGATGCAACTAGGTCTCTTTCTCAAG GGTGTCGGACTTAACTTGGATGATGCCCTTGCTTTCTGGAAAACAGAGTTCTCCAAAAAG GTTGGCGCCGAAAGATTTGACAAAGAATATGCATATAGCATACGCCACAATTATGGGAAAGAAGGGAAGAGAACG GATTACACGCCTTATTCATGTCAAAAAATAATCTTTTCAACACCAGGAGTTGGGGATCATCATGGATGTCCTTATCGCCATTTCAG TGAGGAAAACTTGAGAGCAGCACTTGGTAAGATGGGAGTAGGCAATCGTGCGATGGAGGAGGTCATTGATAAAGTGCGGAACAGACACTATCAG TTGGCATGTACCTTGACTTTTGAAGCTATTCACGGGGAGTTATGTGATGCGGGAATAAATCATCCAAACCAATATTACAGTGACAGCAGAAAGATATTGGATTCCAAG AACAAGTCCAGGGGTAGTTAG